TCTGGTGACAGAGCAGGTGGAGGGGCTCTGAAGCCAGACACCACTTTGTGTGACCTCGGCAGGGTCCTCTCCCGAGTCGCCCCATCTGCATGGGGTGCTGCTCCTTTTGAAGACGCTCGGCACGGGCACGGCGCCTGTGTGTTGACACTCAGGGATGGTGGCCGTTGTCACGAGCGCCAGCCCCCCACCACCCACCGAGGGAGCCTGGCACGGCCCGGCATCGAAACGTTTGGAGTCGGACTGTAACGGGAAGGAGAGGATAGTCAGTGGCTTTCTGGGGCTAAGAATGTCTGTTCCCGACTATGGCAGCACTAGAGCTCCGGGGAGAGTGGGTGGTGCGGTGCCGTCCCCACAGGAGATATTCTGTGACCTCTTAGGCTTAGTTCCTTGGGTATGACCGGCCACACTGCTGCCTGGGCTCTTGGAGCAAAGCCCAGCCCCGGGGCATCCACATCCGTGCGTCCTGCCTGGCTTGGAGTGCCTTGTTCTCGCTGTGGAAGctgccttccccttccctttaaGTGCCCTCCGCAAGCTGTCACGTGCCTCGGAGCCTTGCTGACCTGCGCCTCCTCCGGGGGCCTCTGGATGAGATGCTGCTGTAAAGATTTCTAAACTAGCCTGTGTGCTTTCTGATCTCTTGCCTCCACTTTTGGCCGTGCTGCCCCCCATCCAGCCCCGTCCTCATCCCCCAGGTCTCGGCCACTGTGACAACGGCTGTCAAGCTGGCCCTCCGCTacgccctcctccccatcccccgccTCTCTTACTTTCAAGTTCTCACTTGCGCTTTAATGTATTACTTTCTAAGCGTCTGTGGTCCCCATTCTGGAACAGAGAGAGCAGTCAGTGGAGAGGCAGGTGAAATGCAAACGAAGCCCCAGTTTCGTGAATTGTCGCGTCAATGCTGAGCTTAGTTTTGACAGATGTACCAGGTTGTTGGCTGCCAGGAAGCTGAGGGAGGCACAGGCAGGAACTCCCTTCCCATCTCTGCTGCTTTTCTGAAAACCTAAAATTATTCCTAAATAAAATGATTGTaagtttcattgttttaattaattcCTTTCTTGTCACTAGAAGACTTTCCTTTGCATTCCAAGTGAGATGGCGGCAGGCGGTTTGTTAGTGTTGCGGCCTGGCCTGTCCGACAGCAGCTAGAGCTCCTCTAAGCTGATGGGATTAGGCCTGGCTCCCCTGTGATTTCAAAGAGAGGGTttgggcggcgggggggggcttTTGCTTTTTCACCTTTTATCAAGAACCTTCTGAGCAAGGATACAGGCTGCTTATTCTAAACAGCTGAAGTCAACTGAACACCTATTCACTCACAAATGGAGGTTCTAAACACATGGGAGGTAGGGACAGAGTATGCAAGCTTCCCGGATCATGGAAATAGGGGTCAGCACCTTCCACCCAGCCTCGTGCAGATGCGCGCACGTTCAGGCCACGGTGTCAGGGGAGTGAGTCCCTGGTGCTTCACTGCTTAGGACTTGGCGCTGTCACtgtgagggcctgggttcaacccctggttggggaactaagatcccacaagccacacggcacagccggaaaaaaaaaaaaaaaaaaagaggccacgGTGTCTGTCTTTCCATGGTTGATAAAaacatgggggtgggaggggccatCTTCGGGGTCTCTGACCAGCCTCTGGTCTGGCCCAGCTGGCAGGTGGAGTGCGGTCCTCGGCGCGCCTCCGAGCCCGGAGCTGCTTGGCCACACCGGCCTCGGCCCAGGAAGCCCGCGTCGCCACGTCTGCCCGGACGGCATGTCAGGTGAGCCTCAGCCCCTCGGAGACAGGACTGGACTGAGTGTCCACCTTTCCACGAAACATGTCACGTTAGGAAGCCTTGAGTGTGGCGAACAGACCAGAGGCGAGGTCACGGTGCTGTCACCGTCAGAGGAGGACCCGCCCTCAGTGCACGTGCTCCCAGCCCCCGAGAGCTGTGGGCTCGGCGGCCTCTGCTGGGCAGCCTGAGTGATGGCTGGCACAGGCCATGCTACTCACCCCGAAGGgcaggtggggaggcaggggacCCCCTGTGGTCTGCAGCCACGGTGGCCCAGTGGTCCCAGTTTCCGGAGCTGCTCCCTCGAGCGGCAGCCCGGCCGTCTGGCTAGACTTGGTTTCACAGCAGCAACTGGCCTGGTTTCCCACCTGGGGCGCCGCTTGTTAGAGCTGCGCTGAGTCAAGTTCAGGGCCCTGTTGAGCGCCCGCTCCTGCAATGGAACAGGGAATCCTGCCTCGTCAGAGCTCACAGCCCAGCAGAAACGAATGGAAGCTGGGTTGGGGGTCATCACTTTACGTGTCAGGGCAGCCCTCGGGGGCGGCGGCAGTCTGGACTCCGCCCCTTTGGCGGCAGACAATGAAGGGACCCTGTCCTATACGTGGTTCGCTGTGAGCAGGACTGCCTGCCCCTGGGGTCGAGGCTTGTGAATTATTTGCCGTCTGCTTCGTGACCTTCAGTGTGTCTGGTCTCCCCTTGCATTCTCTCTCCTGACAGCCTTCCTCATCACACAAAGCCACCGACAGGCGAACGTCCAAGAAGTTCAAGTACGACAAAGGTCACCTTGTGAAGTCAGAACTCCAGAAACCCATCCCCCAGAGTGTCAGCACTGCCGCACCCACAGCGCCCCCCGAGAGCCCGGGTGAACGCGAGCCCCTGGCATCGGCCGAGGACAGCGCTGGGCTTCCGGGAAAGGAGGCCAGCGGCTCCGCTCCTCGGGGGACCGCAGGACTCCCCCGGGGGCACTGTGGAGCCATGAGAGACGCCTGCCCAGCGGAGACTGAGGACAGGCCGCCCCCGCCGAGATGCGGGGCCCCTGCGGGAGGAGAGTGCGACGGTGGCTGCCCCGAGAGGGACGGGGCGGCGGCGGACCTGGAGCAGAGCCACACGCCTCCACTGCAGATGGACAACAGCGTCCTCCTCGACGACGACAGCAACCAGCCGATGCCAGTGAGCCGCTTCTTCGGGAACGTCGAGCTCATGCAGGTAAGGCCCGGGGCCTCTCCCCTGGGCAGACAGCCCCCAGCAGACCGCACGCCTGGTCACGGCCCCAGTTCGCACGTGCGAGTACCGCCCGGTGCAGATCAAACGCAGTAAGAGCTCTAACCCGGGCGGAGACAACGAAACGGCTGCTGATGaggggcaccccccccccccccccgcacggAGCCGAGAGCCGTTGCCATAGCGAGCGCGGGTGCGGGCGGGCGGGCCGGCCGACGCGAGTCCGGACCCTGCTGCCGGGTGTGCAGTCGTGACCGTGGTTTGTGGCTCTCCGGGCAGTTCCCCCGCATTTGCCGGGCTTGCTTTTGCTTTAAACCCAgagtctttcctctctccctccgtcGCGCCGGTGGGGAGCACGCTGCCTTGCGGGGGACCAGAGCCCAGAGGCGGCGCTCGCGCTGGGCTACCCGCGCCTGAAGCGGCTGCTCTCTTCCCTG
This genomic stretch from Kogia breviceps isolate mKogBre1 chromosome 1, mKogBre1 haplotype 1, whole genome shotgun sequence harbors:
- the C1H1orf174 gene encoding UPF0688 protein C1orf174 homolog, with the protein product MRSRKLAGGVRSSARLRARSCLATPASAQEARVATSARTACQPSSSHKATDRRTSKKFKYDKGHLVKSELQKPIPQSVSTAAPTAPPESPGEREPLASAEDSAGLPGKEASGSAPRGTAGLPRGHCGAMRDACPAETEDRPPPPRCGAPAGGECDGGCPERDGAAADLEQSHTPPLQMDNSVLLDDDSNQPMPVSRFFGNVELMQDLPPASPSCPSMSRREFRKMHFRAKDDDDDDADGAET